The Syntrophales bacterium DNA segment CGCTTCGGCGAACCGCATGTATCAATTAAATTCAACTCTCAAGGCGCAACGGAATTTGAACGGATTACCGGCGAAAACGTAAAAAAACGTCTGGCCATCGTCCTTGACGGCGTGGTCCACTCGGCGCCGGTCATCCAGGAGAAAATTTCCGGCGGTGAAGCACAGATTACCGGCTCTTTTACGATGGAGGAGGCAAGCGATCTGGCGATCGTTCTCCGCGCCGGCGCCCTTCCCGCTCCGGTCACTATCCTCGAAGAGAGAACCGTTGGTCCTTCCCTGGGACAGGATTCGATCGACAAGGGAACCTGGGCAAGCGTCATTGCGGGAATCCTGATTCTTTTGTTCATGATAGCCTATTACAAAGCTACCGGCCTGGTCGCAGACGTCGCACTGGCTATGAACATGCTGCTGTTATTGGGCGTCATGGTTGCATTCAAGGCAACGCTGACCCTCCCCGGCATTGCCGGAATCGTCCTCACCATAGGAATGGCGGTTGACGCAAACGTCCTGATCAACGAAAGAATCAAAGAGGAGCTCCGCACGGGCAAGACTCCCAGAGCGGCAATTGAGGCAGGCTACCAAAAAGCCTTTCTAACCATTTTCGACTCCAATGTTACGACCCTCGTTGCCGCCTTGTTCCTCTTCGGTTTCGGCACCGGACCGGTCAAGGGATTCGCCGTGACCCTCACAATCGGCATTTTGGTCAGCATGTTCACCGCAGTCTTTGTGACAAGAATTATCTTTGACTATTTTGTCTGGAATCGCAAGATTGAGAAGATCAGCATTTAGGCAAACAGAAAGACTGCACCGACATTAAGGGAACGGAAAGATATTGATAATGAGGAGAACGGAATGGAAATATTAAAATCAGAAACCCATTATAATTTTGTAAAGTTGATGAAACCAACGGTGTTTTTGTCACTGGCGGTTATTATAATAGGGATTGCATCACTGATATGGCATGGGGGGCCCAATTACGGAATTGATTTCTCCGGCGGGACCCTTATTCAGATAAAGTTCAAAAACGCTACCCATACCGACAAGATTCGGAGCGCCTTCCAGTCAGCCGGGTTTGAAGGAAGCATCATTCAGGATTACGGTCCCCTCGAGGTTATGGTAAGAACCCCTGAAACAGGAAAGAATGCGGCAAGCCTGACCACTGACGTCGAAAAGGCCGCGCAAACCGCCTTCGGCGCCGGCAATTACGAGATTCGGCGCATCGAGATGGTAGGCCCCAAGGTCGGCAAAGATCTGACGCGCAAGGCGATACTGGCAATCATTTTTTCATGGATCGGAATACTTGTCTATGTGGGAATCAGGTTCGAGTTCCGGTACGCCCTCGGGGGAATCATCGCCCTTGTCCACGACGTCCTGATAACGATAACCTTCCTTTCGCTGTTCGACAAGGAATTTGACCTGAATATCGTTGCCGCCCTTTTGACCATTATCGGGTACTCGATCAACGACACCATCGTAATTTTTGACCGGATCCGCGAAAATGCCCGTAAAAACATAAGACAATCACTGGACGATATTATTAATGCCAGCGTCAACCAGACACTCAGCCGAACGATCCTGACCTCGTTTACGGTCTTTATTGTTCTGTTGGTTTTGTTCTTTTTCGGCGGGCAGGTTATCCATGATTTTACCTTCGCTTTGATCGTCGGCACAGTATCCGGCGTTTATTCAACAGTTTTTATTGCCAGTCCGATCGTGCTGCTTTTTGAAAAAATCCGGCCTTCCGGGCTTAAAAGGAAAAAATAGCCTTGACGCCGATTGAGCTTTTAGGAACAGGTTTTTTCATGCTGGTTTTGCTGCTGGGGATATTCTCTATCCTTTTCGGCTTTCCCGGGACGGTGGTCATCCTGATCGACGCGGCTGTTTATGCCGCGTTTACCGGCTTTGACCGAATCGGCGGAAAAATCCTGATTGTACTGTTTATTCTCTCCATCCTGGCCGAATTGTCCGATTTTGCGATCGGCATGGCCGGCGCCGTAAAATTCGGCGCCTCAAAAAAATCTCTCCTGGCTTCTTTTCTGGGAGGCATGATCGGGGCCATTCTCCTGTCTCCAGTCATGCTGGGGTTAGGGGCCGTTTTGGGGGCCTTTTTAGGGGGTTTTGTCGGCGTTTTTACCGTAGAGCTTCTCCAGCAGCTTAATCTGAAACCAGCGTTGCGGGCCGCCTGGGGTAGTATTGTCGGCAGGGCGGCCGGCATCTGCGTCAAGGGGGCCTTCGCGCTTGCAATGACCGTGATCACCCTCACGGGCGTCTATAATTAAATGCCTGCCGGCACGGGCAAATAGATTTTAGAATAGTGCATCGAGTTATTATAAATTATCTATAATGCAAGGAAAACAGATGACCAAGCAAAAATCGAAATTACGGGAATATTTAGAGGCAATCATTTTAGCGGTTGTAATCGCCTTCTTCGTAAGAACATTCGTCGTTCAGGCCTACAAGATTCCCTCCGGCTCCATGAAACCGACCCTGCTGATCGGCGACCATCTGCTGGTAACCAAATTTAACTACGGCGTTAAGCTGCCGTTAATACGCTCAACTCTGATTCCGCTCGGCAAACCAAAACGGGGCGATATAGTTGTTTTCATTTATCCTGAAGACAGATCCAAGGATTTTATCAAACGGATGATCGGGCTTCCCGGGGACACGATAGAGGTGCGGAACAAGCAGGTTTTTATCAACAACCTTCCTTGGAATGACACATACGGAAAGCATGTGGACAATATAGTCATCCCCGGCGCCGTCCAGCCCCGCGACAACTTCGGCCCGGTGACAGTGCCTGAGGACTCATTTTTCGTGATGGGAGACAACCGGGATGAAAGCTATGACAGCCGCTTCTGGGGATTCGTCCGTCAACAGGATATACTGGGCAAGGCGCTGGTCATCTACTGGTCGTGGGACAGTGAAAACAACAGCGTGCGCTGGAACAGAATCGGGAAAATACTCAACTGACACAATACGGGGTTGACGGTTGACGGTTACCGGTTGACGGTTACCGGTTGACGGTTACCGGTTGACGGTTGACGGTTGGCCTCTTTATCGGATGGTTGACTTTTCGAGTCAAGCGACGCTTAGCTTAATTCATGGAACGGCTGCCAAACTTCGCTATCTTTAAACTGCTGATCCTTATGTTTTTTTAACCGTGAACCGTAAACTGTGAACCGTGAACTGTTTACTCTGAATTTCGGCAGTATCAGGAGCTGTTCTCTATTCCGAAGGTCAACCAAACAAAGAGAAACCGATCATTGCCAGTGATAATAAAGTCAATACGGCAACCGTAAGCCAGGAAATAACATTCATTATCGGGCCGTTGACATACTTTCCCATAATGCGCTTGTCGTTTACCAAAAGCAGCATGAAGACAAGAATGACCGGCAGCAGCGCCCCGTTTATGACCTGTGAATAAAACATGATGCCAATAAGCGGCATGTCTGGAAGAAGAATAATTCCCGCGCCCAGAAAAATCATCAAAGTGTAGAGGCTGTAAAACTGGGGGGCCTGCAGAAACTTTCTGTCAAGACTCGATTCCCAGCCGAAGGCCTCGCAGATCGTATAAGCGGTGGAAATGGGCAGTATCGAGGCGGCAAACAAGGATGCGTTAAGAAGCCCAAAGGCGAAAAGCAGCGCCGCGTACTCCCCCGCAAGCGGGGCTAAAGCCTGAGCGGCGTCAACAGCGCTCTCGATTCTGATTCCGTTTTTAAAGAGCGTCATCGCGCAAAGCAAAATGATGAAAAACGCGATCACGTTGACCATAATCGACCCAAAGATCACATCCAGCCGGGTAAAGGGATAGTCATCGGCCTTCAGCCCCTTGTCAACAACGGACGATTGCAGGTAAAACTGCATCCAGGGGGCAATCGTCGTTCCGACAAGCGCCACAACCATCGCCAGAAAACCAGCATCCATTCTGAATACCGGGGTTAGGAATGCTGATCCCACTGCACTCCAGTCAGGATTTCCCATAAAGCCTGAAATTATATAAGAAAAATAAATAACACAGGCAAAGAGAAATACCTTCTCGACGGATTTGTAATTCCCTTTCACCACCAGCCACCAGACAAAAGCCGCGCTCACAGGCACGGATATATATCTGCTGACGCCAAAAATCTCCATGCTCGCCGCGATTCCGGCAAATTCGGAGATCGTGTTGCCGAGGTTCGTCAGAAAAAGGGCGATCATCAGGTAAAAGGTAATCCGCGCCCCGAAACGCTCCCGTATCAAGTCGGATAAACCCTTGCCCGAAACCACCCCCATCCGGGCGCACATCTCCTGGATTACGATCAGCACCCCGGTAATCGGGATGAGCGTCCACAAAAGCGAAAGGCCGTAATCGGCGCCGGCCAGCGAGTAGGTTGTTATTCCGCCGGCATCGTTGTCAACATTGGAAGTAATGATTCCCGGCCCAATGAGGGCGAAAAAAAGCCAAAGCTTCCGCCAGCGGCCCGCGCCGAAAAATGCGTGCAAAAAGCCACTAACCCTTTTGTTGACCGCATTGCCCATCCTTCAGCGCCTTCCTCATCCATTTTGGTGCTATCTTCCCAGTTTCGCCGCTATTACTTCAAGGAGATTTTTGAATAGAATAACGCCTTTGAGCTGTTCATCATCATCTACAACCGGAATTGCCAAAAGGCCGTACTTGAAAAAATCGTCAGCGATCTGCCTTTTTTTTTCTTCAACATTGACAAAGATTACACGCGTATCCATGATCCCGGAGAGCGAAGC contains these protein-coding regions:
- a CDS encoding DUF456 domain-containing protein: MTPIELLGTGFFMLVLLLGIFSILFGFPGTVVILIDAAVYAAFTGFDRIGGKILIVLFILSILAELSDFAIGMAGAVKFGASKKSLLASFLGGMIGAILLSPVMLGLGAVLGAFLGGFVGVFTVELLQQLNLKPALRAAWGSIVGRAAGICVKGAFALAMTVITLTGVYN
- the secF gene encoding protein translocase subunit SecF; the encoded protein is MEILKSETHYNFVKLMKPTVFLSLAVIIIGIASLIWHGGPNYGIDFSGGTLIQIKFKNATHTDKIRSAFQSAGFEGSIIQDYGPLEVMVRTPETGKNAASLTTDVEKAAQTAFGAGNYEIRRIEMVGPKVGKDLTRKAILAIIFSWIGILVYVGIRFEFRYALGGIIALVHDVLITITFLSLFDKEFDLNIVAALLTIIGYSINDTIVIFDRIRENARKNIRQSLDDIINASVNQTLSRTILTSFTVFIVLLVLFFFGGQVIHDFTFALIVGTVSGVYSTVFIASPIVLLFEKIRPSGLKRKK
- a CDS encoding Nramp family divalent metal transporter, encoding MGNAVNKRVSGFLHAFFGAGRWRKLWLFFALIGPGIITSNVDNDAGGITTYSLAGADYGLSLLWTLIPITGVLIVIQEMCARMGVVSGKGLSDLIRERFGARITFYLMIALFLTNLGNTISEFAGIAASMEIFGVSRYISVPVSAAFVWWLVVKGNYKSVEKVFLFACVIYFSYIISGFMGNPDWSAVGSAFLTPVFRMDAGFLAMVVALVGTTIAPWMQFYLQSSVVDKGLKADDYPFTRLDVIFGSIMVNVIAFFIILLCAMTLFKNGIRIESAVDAAQALAPLAGEYAALLFAFGLLNASLFAASILPISTAYTICEAFGWESSLDRKFLQAPQFYSLYTLMIFLGAGIILLPDMPLIGIMFYSQVINGALLPVILVFMLLLVNDKRIMGKYVNGPIMNVISWLTVAVLTLLSLAMIGFSLFG
- the lepB gene encoding signal peptidase I — encoded protein: MTKQKSKLREYLEAIILAVVIAFFVRTFVVQAYKIPSGSMKPTLLIGDHLLVTKFNYGVKLPLIRSTLIPLGKPKRGDIVVFIYPEDRSKDFIKRMIGLPGDTIEVRNKQVFINNLPWNDTYGKHVDNIVIPGAVQPRDNFGPVTVPEDSFFVMGDNRDESYDSRFWGFVRQQDILGKALVIYWSWDSENNSVRWNRIGKILN